Proteins encoded in a region of the Peromyscus maniculatus bairdii isolate BWxNUB_F1_BW_parent chromosome 15, HU_Pman_BW_mat_3.1, whole genome shotgun sequence genome:
- the Taf9 gene encoding transcription initiation factor TFIID subunit 9, giving the protein MESGKMASPKSMPKDAQMMAQILKDMGITEYEPRVINQMLEFAFRYVTTILDDAKIYSSHAKKATVDADDVRLAIQCRADQSFTSPPPRDFLLDIARQRNQTPLPLIKPYSGPRLPPDRYCLTAPNYRLKSLQKKASTPAGRITVPRLSVGSVSSRPSTPTLGTPTPQTVSVSTKVGTPMSLTGQRFTVQMPASQSPAVKASIPATSTVQNVLINPSLIGSKNILITTNMVSQNTANESANALKRKREDDDDDDDDDDDDYDNL; this is encoded by the coding sequence ATGGAGTCTGGCAAGATGGCTTCTCCCAAGAGCATGCCGAAAGATGCACAGATGATGGCACAAATCCTGAAGGATATGGGGATTACAGAATATGAGCCAAGAGTTATAAATCAGATGTTGGAGTTTGCCTTCCGATATGTGACCACAATTCTAGATGATGCTAAAATATATTCAAGCCATGCTAAGAAGGCGACTGTTGATGCAGATGATGTGCGATTGGCCATCCAGTGCCGTGCCGACCAGTCGTTCACTTCTCCTCCCCCGAGAGATTTTTTATTAGATATTGCAAGACAAAGAAATCAAACCCCTTTGCCATTGATCAAGCCATATTCAGGTCCTAGATTGCCACCCGATAGATATTGTTTAACTGCCCCAAACTATAGGCTTAAGTCTTTACAAAAAAAGGCATCTACTCCTGCAGGAAGAATAACAGTTCCACGGTTAAGTgttggttcagtttctagcaGACCAAGTACTCCCACACTAGGCACACCAACTCCACAAACCGTGTCTGTCTCAACAAAAGTAGGCACGCCAATGTCCCTCACAGGACAGAGGTTTACAGTGCAGATGCCTGCTTCTCAGTCCCCTGCTGTGAAAGCTTCAATTCCTGCAACATCAACAGTTCAGAATGTTCTGATCAATCCATCATTAATTGGGTCCAAAAACATCCTTATTACCACTAATATGGTATCACAAAATACAGCCAATGAGTCAGCAAATGCCCTGAAAAGAAAGcgtgaagatgatgatgatgacgatgatgatgatgatgatgactatgATAATTTGTAA